Within the Solibacillus silvestris genome, the region GCATACGGTTATTCCATGGCATCAAACTATAACCGTGTTCCAAGACCGGCAGTTGTATTCGTTGAAAACGGAGAGCACCAATTAGCAATTAAACGTGAAAGCTATGAAGACTTAGTGGTAAATGATTTGCCGTTAACATTAACAAAGGGTGAATAGTCGTTGAAATTATCCAAGCAAGCTAAATGGGGTTTCGGTCTATTAATTGGAATTGTGATTTGGTCGCTCTTGTTCATCTACATTATTAGTCCGCTAATTTACAAATTTTCAAACTGAACGTTGGAAAATTGTGTTATTGCATTTCAGTCAATCTTTTGATAGGATTTGCAATGGTAGAATTGAGGGAATGTAAAATGTTAGTTCGATATAAAAAAGCACTTGAAAAAATTGCAATGGGATTAATTTCGTTAATGCCACAAGAAAAAGATATTAAACGCTTAATGGAAACCATTCAACAATATGAACAAAACGAAAATTGGACACTCTTCTTATGGAAAGATGGCGAAGAATATGTAGGAGCTATAGGAATTGCAGAGGAAAATGATGCTGCAATCGTTCAACATATTACAGTCATCCCATCGTATCGCGGGGAAGGTGTCGCATTAAAAATGTTACACGAACTGCGGAATATGGGGTATGAGCATATTCAAGCGAATGAAGATACAAGTGCATTTGTCCAAAAGTGTATACCTATATTAAAAGAAGTCGACTAATTTACTGTCGACTTCTTTTTTTTAATTCTCTTGCTTCGAGTATTTCTGTACGGTCCCGAAGCATATGTTTATTGAAAATAAAGTGTGAATCCATCAGAGGAATCGTCTTTATTCTTTGCTGTACCAATTCTTGCAGCTGCCGATCTGTAATAGGGAGTTTGAAATGTTTAAATGGTTCATTTTCCTGTATTTTTCGGTGCTGATTTTTCATTATCAGGAGCAGTTGTTTTAAATCAATAAACTCGAAAAATTCACTATTGCGATTGAGCTCAAAATTAAGAATGGCTTTCTCTATTATGCGTGCAGCGCCAGTTACGTTTGACCGTCGCCAATGGTACATACCTGTCGCAAGCTGGACATAGCCTACTAGCGGATGAAGCTTTTCTTTTGGTGCAATTTCCTTCCAATATTCTTCTAAAACTTCATGGCATTCAAAATAGTCATTATTGCCGTTGAAATAGGCGCAATAATCGATAAATAGTGGATGAAACAAAGGATGCATTGTTGTCCCCTTTCCTCTATACTAATTAAATAGGTTCTGCTATATTTTGTTGAATTTTGACGAATAAAGTAACTAGCAAAACGTAAAATTAATCATAGCGCGAATTAGATGCTAATGATAATTTCCGATTAACGATAGGTGGTATTTTATGTCTTACGAAGTGAAACTAGACGCCTTTAGTGGGCCACTAGATTTATTATTGCATTTAATTCATCGTTTGGAAATTGATATATATGATATTCCAATGGCGGAATTAACGGAACAGTATATTGATCACATCCATGCGATGCAAACATTGGAACTGAATGAAGCGAGCGAATATTTAGTAATGGCCGCAACATTATTGGCGATTAAAAGCCGTATGCTCATTCCGATTAATGAAAATGAAATCGATGCAGAGGAGCTCGAAATTGATGAGGTCGATCCACGGGAAGAGCTTGTTGCACGTTTAATCGAATATAAAAAATATAAAGAAGCAGCTGTCCAACTTCAGGAATTGGAAACAGAACGTGGGCAAGTGTTCACGAAAGCGCCAGCGGACTTGTCGGAATTTATGCCGGAAGAACAATTAGCGCTTTTTGATCAAAATGTAAATGTTTACGATATGTTAAGTGCGTTTCAAAAACTAATGCGTCGTAAACAATTAAAAAAACCGTTGTCAACGCGCATCGCAAGACAGGAAATTTCAGTGAAGGAACAAATGCGTTCCGTTGTAAGCATTTTAAAAAATGCAGGCGGAAGAGTGATGTTCTCGCAATTGTTTGAAGCAGAGGATAAGCCAATGCTTGTTTTGACGTTTTTAACATTACTGGAATTAATGAAGCGCCAAGTGATTTTTGTCGAACAACAAAATAACTTCGATGATTTATCCGTATTATTGACAAAGGAGGAGATCAATGATGAATACGAACAACTTACTGAGCCGAATTGAAGCACTGTTATTCGTAGCTGGTGATGAAGGTATGACCGTTAAACAACTGGCACAATATATAGAAGTAGAGCCAATGGATATTGAAGCAGGATTAAGCGAACTCCTGTCTCATTACAATGAGGAGGAAATGCGGGGGATTACATTAAAACAACTTGCCGGTACATATCAGTTAACAACAAAACCGGAAATAACCGACACGTTAAAAAAATTAATTGAAAACCCGACAAATCAAGTATTAACCGCTGCTTCATTAGAGGTTCTGGCAATTATAGCGTATAAGCAGCCGATTACGCGCGCGGAAGTGGAAGATCTGCGCGGGGTGAAAAGCGAACGTCCGATTGCAACACTTGTTTCAAGGGCGCTTGTACAGGAAGTTGGCAGAGCGGAAGGAACAGGACGGGCAATCTTATATGGGACGACAAAAGAATTTCTGAATTATTTTGGGTTAAAAAACATTAAAGAATTGCCGCCGTTACCGGAAGAAGTCGATCAGGAAGATGATCAGCCGACAGATTTATTTTTAACGAAGTTCCAGGAAACATTTAACCAAAATTAAAGGAGTGGCCTGTTGAAAAAGTGGTTTGTTTCTATTGTTGTAATGTTCGTATTTTTGAGTGGTTCGTCACAAATTCAGGCGGCGTCTAATAGCTATGTTGTTATCGACGCGGAAAATGGGCGGACATTAATGGGCGTGAATGAACATGCACGCCTTCCGATCGCCAGCCTCACAAAAATCTGGACTGCCCTAGTTGTTTTGGAAAATAGTGAGCTTACCGATGAAGTGGTTATTTCGAAGGAAGCCTCACTTGTGGAAGGCTCATCGATTTATTTACTGGAAAACGAGACATATACGATTGATTACTTGCTTCATGGTTTAATGATGCAATCAGGGAATGATGCCGCTACTGCGCTGGCAGAGCATATTGGCGGATCTGTAGAAGGTTTTGTTCAGCTTATGAACGAAAAGGCCGAGCTTTATCAATTGCATGAAACAACTTTTACAAATCCTACAGGGCTGCACAATGAGGCCCATCTATCCTCTGCCTACGATACGGCAAAAATGCTGCAAATTGCGATGATGAATCCACAATTCAGAAAAATTGCATCTACTCAAAATTTTTCGGATGGCAGGCAGTGGAAAAATAAACATCGACTTATGCATGAAAAGATAGGCGCCATTGCAGGAAAAACAGGCTACACAAAAGTGGCTGGACGAACATTGGCAACTTTCTTTGAACGGGAACAAAAATCATTTGTTGTCGTTACTATTAATGAAGGAAATGATTGGAATATCCACCGTAACTTGGCGGATTTTATCGACAATAATTTTGAGCAACAAACGATTGTGAAAAAAGGGAAGTATAATGCGAATGGATTGGCCATCGAGTTAGATGAACCGTTCCAAATGCTGCTTCATAAGAAAGAACGGCCGAATTTTGAGCATATTGTTAAAGTTTCACGGCTGAAAGGGTCAAATCGAGGGGTTTGGCTTTTATATGCAGATGAAATGCTCGTATCATCAAAACTTGTTACAGTAAAATAATCCGAAAAGTGAAATATCTTTAACTTCAGGATTGAAGTTAAGCCTCCGGTGGATGTCATGGATTCGAAAAGGAGTTCTAAAAAAGGAAGCCAGCTTAAAAGCGTCGCATCATGCGACAACAGCTGACTGACCCACATCCTGTGAGCCTCATAGCCCAGTCCGGACGCGATTACACCAAGGCATAATTGATTAAGTTCTGAAAGTATGACATAATTTTTATTCGTTAAGGATTTATTTTCGCTCGTAATTGTGGATTGCAGCAATGATATTTAAAATTTAACAGAGCAGTAAACGAAAAGTGCAAAGGCGAATGCTGAAGAAGTATGCGTCTTTGCAGTTTATCAATCAATGAGGTGAACTTATGGAAAGATTACAAAAAGTGATTGCCTATGCAGGCGTTGCATCACGACGTAAAGCAGAGCAATTAATCGTAGAAGGTAAAGTAAAAGTAAATGGAGTCGTAGTAAAAGAGCTTGGAACAAAAGTATCCAACTCGGACACGATTGAAGTAGAAGGCGTAAAGCTTGAAAAAGAAGATAAAGTATATTTCTTACTATATAAACCACGTGCCTATATTTCGGCAGTTACTGATGATAAAGGGCGAAAAACGGTTACAGACATTTTTAAGAAACATGTTCATCAGCGTATTTTCCCGGTAGGGCGTTTAGATTATGATACGACAGGGTTATTGCTTTTAACGAATGACGGCGAGTTTTCAAACTTAATGACGCATCCGAAATTCAAAATCGACAAAACGTATATTGCGCGTGTTAAAGGAATTCCTACAAAGCAAGGTTTAATGAAACTGCAAAGCGGGATTAAGCTGGAGGACGGTAAAACGGCTCCTGCAAAAGTAAGCATGACTAGCTTTGATGAGAATGCCGGTAAAGCAATTTGTGAGATTACGATCCATGAAGGGCGAAATCGCCAAGTCCGCCGTATGTTTGAAGCAATCGGTACACCTGTCGTGAAATTAAAACGCGAGCGCTTTGCATTTTTGGATTTAACAGGTCTTAGTCCAGGAGAATACCGTCAGCTGACTAAACATGAAGTAAAACTACTTCGTGTATTAGCGGAGACAGGTAAAGTTGATTATAACAATTAATTGTTTATGATATGCATAAACCCTTCTGAAAGAAAAGAATTTAAATTTTGTAATAATTTGCTATAATAGGCAACAGTACTTGCTGAAGTGGAAGGGGGTTTTTTATTTGGAAAAAAAGAAACAACGTTCTGTGACTCGCGGCATCATTTTAACCATTTTAGCAATCGCAATCGGATATACAGTTTACGCTGCCGTAACGAAAGATAAAATAAATATTGTACAAGCCGGGGCACAGGCGCCTGATTTTGAAGTAGTAGATTTACAAGGGGAAAAACATAGATTGAAAGACTACGAGGGAAAGGGTGTCGTACTGAATTTCTGGGGTACATGGTGTGAGCCGTGTGAACGAGAATTCCCTGCAATGACGCGTCAATATGCGGAATTTAAGGGCCAGGATGTTCAAATTATTGCCGTTAACTTCGCACAGTCTGAATTTGAAGTGAAAAAATATGTGGCGAATATGGGGATGACGTTCCCGGTTGCGATCGATAAAACGAAAAGTGTTTTCACTGCCTATAATATTGGACCCCTGCCTACATCAATTTTCATTAAACCCGACGGTACAATAGACCGTATTATTACTGGAGAAATGACCGAGAAGGAAATTGTGCAATATATGGAGTCAATCAAGCCGGAATAGGAGTTTTTACGCAATGAATAAACTACTTTGTGAATGCGGGCATGAAAATCCTGAAGGTACAACGCTCTGCCAAAAATGCGGTTCTCCATTATCCGCAGAAGAAAAAAGCAAAAAAATTGCAGATATGCGGTACGAAGGGACAGCCATACGTTCAAAAACTTATAACAAGTCAATTATTGATAAGATTTGGAATTTTTTCTCAAGTGTGAAAGTCGGAATTACGCTCATTATTATCAATTTAATAGCAGCATCAATTGGTACAATCCTGCCTCAGGAGTTTTACATAAGCGTAGCGACAGACGCTGAGAAGGAAAAGTACTATTCGGATGTTTATGGATGGTTCGGTGAAATATACTACGCGTTAGGTTTATCGGATCTTTATTCATCCTTATGGTTCCAATTACTTGTATTAATGTTAGGCGTGTCCATTATTATTGCAAGTATAGATAGAGGTATTCCATTACATAAATCTTTAAAAAACCAACGAGTTAAACGACATTCAAACTTTATGAAGCGTCAGCGAATTATTGGTGAGGGGAAACCAACTGAAACGCCCGATCAAACACTTCAGCTCGTTGAACAATCTTTAAAAACATTGAAATACAATGTCCGACGTGAGGATGATTCCATCTTAGCGGAACGTGGACGTTTTTCGCGCTATGGTGCCTATGTAAACCATGTTGGATTAATTGTCTTTTTAATTGGGGTCATGCTCCATTTAGTCCCGGGCATGTACGTTGATGAATCGATGTGGCTTCGTGAAGGCGAGACACGTGCTGTACCGGGTATGGACGGGTATTTCCTGAAGAATGATAAATTTATTTTGGAGACTTACGATAATGTTCCGCAAGGCGAGCAGATCAAACAAGGGGTCAATGTAGTCGCAAAAAATTACCAGACAGACGTGACATTGTATAAACAGCAGGAAAATAGCGTACCAGGACAGGCGGAAAACCTGGAAAAAGTGAAGCAATACGGAATTCAGGTAAACCATCCGCTCAAGCATGAGGGCTATGCATTTTATCAGATGGATTTCCGATTAAATGAGATTAAAACAATGGTTTTTGATTTAATCAATAAGGAAACAGAACAATCGCTAGGCCAATTAAGCATTGATTTAACGAACCCACAGGAAGTATATACGCTCGAAAATGGCGCACAGGTCGAATTAATGGGTTTTTATCCGGACTTTTCAGGTTTTGAAGATGGTGTACCGCAAACTGCTACCCAAACACCGAATAATCCGGCATTTATTTTTAAAATGACTACCCCTGAAACACCAGATGGGGAGACAAGCTTTGTTGCGATCCAACAAACACTGGAGCCAGAGGGTGACAATATTTATAAAATGAAGTTTTCGAATGTGGAAACGCGACATATGTCGGGTTTAACGATCCGTTATGACCGGACAATCCCTATTTTAATCGTAGGGGGCATTATCTTTATGATTGGCGTTGTAATCGGTTCCTATTGGAATCATCGCCGTATATGGATTGAACAGTTGGCTGATGGAACAATACGCATGGCAGCACATACGAATAAAAACTGGTTTAGTATGAAAAAAGATTTAGATGCATTAACGAAGCATGCTCATTTACCACAATACGTAGATCAACAGGAAATAGAAAACAACGAACATGTTGAAACAGAAAAGGATGGTAAAACCTTATGAGTTTAATCGATTTAAGCGGTTATTTACTGTATGCGGCATTTATTAGTTATTTGGTAGGGACATTTTTATTTGCAGGCGCAATTAAAGTGAAAAATGACACAGCAGCAGCTCGGGCAGATAAATACGGTAAAATTGCCCTTGTTGTTACAATTATCGGTTTTGTTGCGCAGTTAGGTTATTTTATTACACGTTGGATTTATACAGGACATGCACCGGTTAGTAATATGTTTGAATTTACGACAGCATTCGGTATGTTCATCGTACTATCCTTTATCGTTATTTACTTTACGTATAAAGTTGCAGCATTAGGGGTTATTGCTTTACCAATTGCATTATTGATTATTGCATATGCCTCTATGTTCCCGACAGAGGTAAGTCCATTAGTACCGTCACTGCAAAGTCATTGGCTGACGATCCATGTTACAACTGCAGCGTTAGGGCAATCGATTTTTGGGATTAGTGCGGTAGCAGGACTTATTTATTTGCTGAGAAATGTGAATATGGACGAGCGCTCAAAAGAAAGTTTTTGGCTGGAAGCAGTCATGTTCTGCTGTGTATTAGTTGTAGGATTCGTTGCGGCAACGGTTACATTTAATGCAATGGATTATGAAGCGAAGTATGAATATGTTGATACATTGGATCAGGTCAGTACTTCAACGTATTTGATGCCGGCTATTTTCGGTATGAATGAGTATGTGGAGCTGTCTGAAGACCGTATGACACCGATATTTGAGTTACCGGCATTGATCGATGCACGGAAACTCACAACTGTTTTTTGGTCTGCTCTATTCGGTACAATTATTTATATACTCATTCGACTAATCTTTAGAAGAAAGATAGCGAAAATGTTTCAGCCATTAGTTAAACGGGTGAACTCGACGCTGATGGACGAAATTGCCTACCGTTCGATTTTAATTGCTTTTCCGATTTTTACATTAGGCGCGCTTATTTTTGCGATGATCTGGGCACAGGAAGCATGGGGACGATTTTGGGGCTGGGATCCGAAAGAAGTATGGGCCCTTATTACATGGCTGTTCTATGCAGCATTTTTACACCTGCGTCTGTCAAAAGGCTGGGAAGGAAAAAAGAGTGCTTGGCTAACGGTAATTGGTTTCCTAATCATCTTATTCAATTTAGTCGTTGTAAATCTTGTTATTGCAGGATTACACTCTTATGCATAATGTGACAATAACTGCTTTTCAACCTATCGTTAAAGCAATTATAATAGTTTCCAATTCTATACAAAATAATTAATAAACAGTCATAAAGTTCGAAAAGTTCAATCACAATGATTGGGCTTTTCTTTTCAATCGTTCACTAAAAAGGTACAATAGAGAAGAGAAATAGAGTTTTGAAAGGGGCAACACCAGTGTCTGAAAATATTTCTGTGTTGATAGTGGATGACGAGGATCGAATTCGTCGTTTGTTAAAAATGTATTTAGAGCGTGAGGGCTATTTAGTAGAAGAAGCGGAAAATGGAGAACAAGCACTTTCGATGGCACTTGAAAAAGATTATCATTGTATTTTGTTGGATATTATGATGCCTGAAAAAGATGGTTTGGAAGTTTGTGCTGAACTGCGCGAAAAGAAAACAACGCCTATTATATTGTTGACGGCAAAAGGTGAAGAAGCAAACCGTGTACAAGGATTTGAGCTTGGTGCGGATGATTATATTGTGAAACCATTTAGTCCGCGAGAAGTCGTGTTGCGTGTAAAAGCAATATTACGACGTTCAGCAGTA harbors:
- a CDS encoding acetyltransferase codes for the protein MLVRYKKALEKIAMGLISLMPQEKDIKRLMETIQQYEQNENWTLFLWKDGEEYVGAIGIAEENDAAIVQHITVIPSYRGEGVALKMLHELRNMGYEHIQANEDTSAFVQKCIPILKEVD
- a CDS encoding segregation and condensation protein A, with protein sequence MSYEVKLDAFSGPLDLLLHLIHRLEIDIYDIPMAELTEQYIDHIHAMQTLELNEASEYLVMAATLLAIKSRMLIPINENEIDAEELEIDEVDPREELVARLIEYKKYKEAAVQLQELETERGQVFTKAPADLSEFMPEEQLALFDQNVNVYDMLSAFQKLMRRKQLKKPLSTRIARQEISVKEQMRSVVSILKNAGGRVMFSQLFEAEDKPMLVLTFLTLLELMKRQVIFVEQQNNFDDLSVLLTKEEINDEYEQLTEPN
- a CDS encoding SMC-Scp complex subunit ScpB, encoding MMNTNNLLSRIEALLFVAGDEGMTVKQLAQYIEVEPMDIEAGLSELLSHYNEEEMRGITLKQLAGTYQLTTKPEITDTLKKLIENPTNQVLTAASLEVLAIIAYKQPITRAEVEDLRGVKSERPIATLVSRALVQEVGRAEGTGRAILYGTTKEFLNYFGLKNIKELPPLPEEVDQEDDQPTDLFLTKFQETFNQN
- a CDS encoding D-alanyl-D-alanine carboxypeptidase, translating into MKKWFVSIVVMFVFLSGSSQIQAASNSYVVIDAENGRTLMGVNEHARLPIASLTKIWTALVVLENSELTDEVVISKEASLVEGSSIYLLENETYTIDYLLHGLMMQSGNDAATALAEHIGGSVEGFVQLMNEKAELYQLHETTFTNPTGLHNEAHLSSAYDTAKMLQIAMMNPQFRKIASTQNFSDGRQWKNKHRLMHEKIGAIAGKTGYTKVAGRTLATFFEREQKSFVVVTINEGNDWNIHRNLADFIDNNFEQQTIVKKGKYNANGLAIELDEPFQMLLHKKERPNFEHIVKVSRLKGSNRGVWLLYADEMLVSSKLVTVK
- a CDS encoding pseudouridine synthase gives rise to the protein MERLQKVIAYAGVASRRKAEQLIVEGKVKVNGVVVKELGTKVSNSDTIEVEGVKLEKEDKVYFLLYKPRAYISAVTDDKGRKTVTDIFKKHVHQRIFPVGRLDYDTTGLLLLTNDGEFSNLMTHPKFKIDKTYIARVKGIPTKQGLMKLQSGIKLEDGKTAPAKVSMTSFDENAGKAICEITIHEGRNRQVRRMFEAIGTPVVKLKRERFAFLDLTGLSPGEYRQLTKHEVKLLRVLAETGKVDYNN
- a CDS encoding thiol-disulfide oxidoreductase (catalyzes the reduction of the disulfide bonds in the heme binding site of apocytochrome c); translation: MEKKKQRSVTRGIILTILAIAIGYTVYAAVTKDKINIVQAGAQAPDFEVVDLQGEKHRLKDYEGKGVVLNFWGTWCEPCEREFPAMTRQYAEFKGQDVQIIAVNFAQSEFEVKKYVANMGMTFPVAIDKTKSVFTAYNIGPLPTSIFIKPDGTIDRIITGEMTEKEIVQYMESIKPE
- a CDS encoding cytochrome C biogenesis protein, translated to MNKLLCECGHENPEGTTLCQKCGSPLSAEEKSKKIADMRYEGTAIRSKTYNKSIIDKIWNFFSSVKVGITLIIINLIAASIGTILPQEFYISVATDAEKEKYYSDVYGWFGEIYYALGLSDLYSSLWFQLLVLMLGVSIIIASIDRGIPLHKSLKNQRVKRHSNFMKRQRIIGEGKPTETPDQTLQLVEQSLKTLKYNVRREDDSILAERGRFSRYGAYVNHVGLIVFLIGVMLHLVPGMYVDESMWLREGETRAVPGMDGYFLKNDKFILETYDNVPQGEQIKQGVNVVAKNYQTDVTLYKQQENSVPGQAENLEKVKQYGIQVNHPLKHEGYAFYQMDFRLNEIKTMVFDLINKETEQSLGQLSIDLTNPQEVYTLENGAQVELMGFYPDFSGFEDGVPQTATQTPNNPAFIFKMTTPETPDGETSFVAIQQTLEPEGDNIYKMKFSNVETRHMSGLTIRYDRTIPILIVGGIIFMIGVVIGSYWNHRRIWIEQLADGTIRMAAHTNKNWFSMKKDLDALTKHAHLPQYVDQQEIENNEHVETEKDGKTL
- a CDS encoding c-type cytochrome biogenesis protein CcsB, translated to MSLIDLSGYLLYAAFISYLVGTFLFAGAIKVKNDTAAARADKYGKIALVVTIIGFVAQLGYFITRWIYTGHAPVSNMFEFTTAFGMFIVLSFIVIYFTYKVAALGVIALPIALLIIAYASMFPTEVSPLVPSLQSHWLTIHVTTAALGQSIFGISAVAGLIYLLRNVNMDERSKESFWLEAVMFCCVLVVGFVAATVTFNAMDYEAKYEYVDTLDQVSTSTYLMPAIFGMNEYVELSEDRMTPIFELPALIDARKLTTVFWSALFGTIIYILIRLIFRRKIAKMFQPLVKRVNSTLMDEIAYRSILIAFPIFTLGALIFAMIWAQEAWGRFWGWDPKEVWALITWLFYAAFLHLRLSKGWEGKKSAWLTVIGFLIILFNLVVVNLVIAGLHSYA
- a CDS encoding DNA-binding response regulator codes for the protein MSENISVLIVDDEDRIRRLLKMYLEREGYLVEEAENGEQALSMALEKDYHCILLDIMMPEKDGLEVCAELREKKTTPIILLTAKGEEANRVQGFELGADDYIVKPFSPREVVLRVKAILRRSAVFSPVSNSSSSKDLVVFPHLTIDHDAHRVTADGTEVNLTPKEYELLYFLAKSPDKVFDREQLLKEVWHYDFFGDLRTVDTHVKRLREKLNRVSENAAKMIVTVWGVGYKFEVVND